One segment of Rosa chinensis cultivar Old Blush chromosome 6, RchiOBHm-V2, whole genome shotgun sequence DNA contains the following:
- the LOC112173288 gene encoding uncharacterized protein LOC112173288, translating to MALWRKMKFPMRRAFNRVATRVGLRKTGLPKLRHDVKACEYEDVRVMWNILNKNEPETIRLGKSSRKKKKKMPSCNFLDWVKRTPLMCRAC from the exons ATGGCGTTGTGGCGTAAGATGAAGTTTCCGATGCGGAGAGCTTTTAACCGGGTCGCCACCCGCGTCGGACTCCGAAAAACCG GGCTACCGAAGCTGCGACACGATGTGAAGGCTTGCGAGTATGAGGACGTGCGTGTGATGTGGAACATACTCAACAAAAATGAGCCAGAGACTATTCGATTGGGAAAAAgctcaaggaagaagaagaagaagatgcctTCTTGCAATTTCTTGGATTGGGTTAAACGCACACCACTTATGTGCCGTGCTtgttga